A region from the Negativicutes bacterium genome encodes:
- a CDS encoding MATE family efflux transporter, giving the protein MQIKQKLAPENRKFLQLFWPVLIEQGLTILVGIFSTILVSNVGDYAVAGVNLVDSINNMIIIFFNALASGATVVVAQRIGARRNQEAGETAAQAIVLVVGIAAVVGLAAGCFAGPILQGLYGKSAANVLQMGRIYLYFSGASYLFLGLSSVCAGVTRAAGNSKTPMIAALLANLINISVAVILIYGFHMGIYAVAVAMLAARISAAAFMLWAVRSRTEGSLVLPKIRLKLDMALIRPILDIGIPSGLDSLIFQGAKVVVAVLLSGMGTAAMQTNAIVGSLSNFFSLPGNAFSIVGVTVVGQSYGAGLYRQTKKLMAKLCLYSSAVMTALIPPFLLLLDRMIASYGPSLESAAQAKLILTICLLVNPLLYPTAFVLPQSLRAVGDAKKTMVISIVSLFGLRLFGSWFLGVRLGYGVLGLWLSMFADWGGRTIGFVYRWKRNRWHHGEEPLDEGALPPF; this is encoded by the coding sequence ATGCAGATAAAGCAAAAGCTTGCGCCGGAAAACAGAAAATTCCTGCAGCTGTTTTGGCCTGTCTTGATCGAGCAGGGACTCACTATTTTGGTAGGTATTTTTTCTACGATTTTAGTCTCCAATGTGGGTGATTATGCGGTTGCCGGTGTGAACCTCGTAGATTCCATCAATAATATGATCATTATTTTTTTCAATGCCCTGGCATCCGGCGCTACGGTTGTGGTGGCGCAGCGCATCGGCGCCCGGCGCAATCAGGAAGCCGGCGAAACGGCGGCACAGGCTATCGTATTGGTGGTTGGCATCGCTGCGGTCGTGGGGCTGGCGGCCGGCTGCTTCGCCGGACCGATTTTACAGGGCTTGTATGGCAAATCGGCTGCCAATGTGCTGCAAATGGGTCGGATTTATTTGTATTTTTCCGGCGCCAGCTATCTGTTTCTCGGTTTGTCCAGTGTTTGCGCCGGTGTGACGCGGGCAGCCGGCAATTCAAAAACACCGATGATCGCCGCTTTGCTGGCGAATCTCATCAACATCTCTGTGGCAGTCATTCTGATTTATGGCTTCCATATGGGCATCTATGCGGTAGCCGTTGCCATGTTGGCTGCCCGAATCAGCGCGGCGGCGTTTATGTTGTGGGCGGTTCGGAGCAGAACAGAAGGATCTTTGGTTTTACCCAAGATTCGTCTGAAGTTGGATATGGCTTTGATCCGGCCGATCCTGGATATCGGCATCCCTTCCGGCCTGGATTCTTTGATTTTTCAGGGAGCCAAAGTAGTCGTGGCGGTTTTGCTTTCCGGGATGGGTACGGCGGCGATGCAGACCAATGCCATTGTCGGCTCGTTATCCAACTTTTTCTCTTTACCCGGCAACGCCTTTTCCATTGTTGGCGTGACGGTAGTCGGTCAGTCTTATGGCGCCGGTCTGTATCGGCAGACGAAAAAACTGATGGCGAAGCTGTGCCTCTATTCTTCCGCGGTGATGACCGCGCTGATTCCGCCTTTTTTACTCCTGTTGGATCGCATGATCGCTTCCTATGGCCCTTCTCTGGAGAGCGCCGCTCAGGCAAAGCTGATTCTGACGATTTGTCTGCTTGTGAATCCACTGCTCTATCCCACCGCTTTTGTGCTGCCGCAGTCGCTGCGGGCTGTTGGGGATGCGAAGAAGACAATGGTCATTTCGATCGTCAGCTTATTCGGTCTGCGGTTGTTTGGTTCCTGGTTTTTGGGTGTCAGACTGGGCTACGGTGTGCTCGGTCTCTGGCTTTCCATGTTTGCCGATTGGGGCGGCCGGACAATCGGCTTTGTCTATCGCTGGAAGCGCAACCGATGGCATCATGGCGAAGAACCGCTGGACGAAGGGGCTTTGCCTCCTTTTTAA
- a CDS encoding MATE family efflux transporter has protein sequence MRKQRILGTENKRFLQLFWPILIEQGLTILVGVISTLLVSNVGDYAVAGVNLVDTINNMIIIFFNALASGATVVVAQHIGARRNKEAGETAAQAIVLVVGIAVLVGALTTCFAGQILRGLYGQSAANVLTTGEIYMRFSGVSYAFLGVFSVCAGVTRAAGNSKTPMMGALVSNLINVTVAAVLIYVFRLGVYAVAIAMLAARIGAAAFMFSMVRRKTADTSLQLPKLRLKLDRELLRPILKIGIPSGVDSLIFQGAKVLLAVFMSGMGTAALQANAIVTSLSSFINLPGNAFSIVSVTVVGQSYGAKLYRQAKSLMRRMCLYTSVMQAAIGLPMLLFLEPMIAGYGPSAESAATAKLILTISVLIHPFLYATAFVLPQSLRAVGDARQPMIISIISLLTLRIFGSWLLGVRLGYGVLGIWLSMFADWVGRSAGFVYRMERNLWHQGREPVDEGELDTLTGKRLTENGIIPPD, from the coding sequence ATGCGAAAGCAGAGAATTTTAGGAACCGAGAATAAACGATTTTTACAGTTGTTTTGGCCGATCCTGATCGAACAGGGTTTAACTATTTTGGTCGGTGTCATTTCCACCCTATTGGTTTCCAACGTCGGCGATTATGCGGTTGCCGGCGTCAACTTGGTCGACACCATCAATAACATGATCATTATTTTTTTCAACGCTTTGGCTTCCGGTGCGACGGTTGTGGTTGCGCAGCATATCGGAGCCCGCCGGAATAAGGAAGCGGGAGAGACGGCAGCGCAGGCGATCGTCCTGGTCGTGGGCATAGCTGTGCTGGTAGGCGCTTTGACAACTTGCTTTGCCGGTCAAATCCTGCGCGGCCTTTATGGCCAATCGGCTGCCAATGTCTTGACAACCGGTGAAATCTATATGCGCTTTTCCGGTGTCAGCTATGCTTTCTTAGGGGTTTTCAGTGTTTGTGCCGGGGTGACCAGAGCCGCCGGCAATTCGAAAACGCCGATGATGGGAGCTTTGGTTTCCAATCTGATTAATGTGACGGTGGCAGCTGTCTTAATTTATGTCTTCCGTTTGGGTGTTTATGCCGTTGCGATTGCCATGCTGGCGGCACGGATCGGCGCGGCGGCCTTTATGTTTTCGATGGTGCGGCGCAAAACGGCCGACACGAGCTTGCAGCTGCCGAAGCTGCGCTTGAAACTGGATCGGGAGCTGCTGCGTCCGATCTTAAAAATCGGTATTCCTTCCGGCGTGGATTCTTTGATTTTTCAGGGAGCCAAGGTATTGCTGGCTGTCTTTATGTCCGGCATGGGTACCGCGGCGCTGCAGGCCAATGCCATCGTTACTTCTCTCAGCAGCTTTATCAATTTGCCGGGTAACGCCTTTTCCATTGTCAGTGTGACGGTGGTTGGTCAGTCTTACGGAGCGAAACTCTATCGTCAGGCAAAATCCCTGATGCGCAGGATGTGTCTTTATACGTCGGTAATGCAGGCTGCCATCGGTCTGCCGATGCTCTTATTTCTGGAACCGATGATCGCCGGCTATGGCCCTTCCGCTGAAAGCGCCGCGACAGCAAAACTCATACTCACCATCAGCGTGCTGATTCATCCCTTCCTCTATGCGACAGCGTTTGTGCTGCCGCAGTCGCTGCGCGCGGTAGGCGATGCCCGCCAGCCGATGATCATTTCGATTATCAGTCTGCTGACCTTGCGAATTTTTGGTTCCTGGCTGTTGGGCGTCAGGCTGGGTTACGGAGTCTTAGGGATCTGGTTATCGATGTTTGCCGATTGGGTTGGGCGTTCGGCCGGCTTCGTTTATCGCATGGAAAGGAATCTGTGGCATCAGGGCAGGGAACCTGTCGATGAAGGAGAACTCGATACCCTGACCGGTAAACGCCTGACGGAAAATGGAATCATACCCCCAGATTAA
- a CDS encoding MATE family efflux transporter codes for MNQLVKLERNSDFYRLLLAITFPIALQNIISNGVGLINSLMLGQLGSTQIAAVSLGNQPNFIFMLLTTGLASGATVLTAQYWGKNEMTAIRHVVAIVLRFAFFASLVFAFLVGVFPEPVMRLFSSEQDVIAEGVRYLRISAFSYPFFGLTNTILYILRSVEKVWMSFWVTIVTFITTIALNWLLIFGKLGFPPLGVVGAAWANVSARVLAFLLVLYYLLVREKQISFRIKDIFLQDALLTADFLRHCSPVILNEFLWGLGSAAQNMILGHLGKEGVTAYSIASAVQQMAMVFMYGMVSASSVIFGKALGANQTEKIQPYLNTMKLLSLLLGLLAAGSILLFKNPIIAFYQIDASTKLLTNQFMLIVAIVALLQCIYSPISLGALRAGGDTRFVLLTDVSFMWVLGLPLGILAAQVWHLPVVWVYVLLKIDEPVKLLLIYRRSNGTKWIRNLTREINDTVR; via the coding sequence GTGAATCAATTGGTTAAGCTCGAACGAAATTCCGATTTTTACCGCCTTCTGCTGGCAATCACCTTCCCCATTGCGCTGCAGAACATCATCTCCAATGGAGTCGGTCTGATCAACAGTCTGATGCTGGGCCAGTTGGGCAGCACGCAGATTGCCGCGGTGTCTTTGGGCAACCAACCGAATTTTATTTTTATGCTGCTCACCACCGGCTTAGCCAGCGGCGCAACCGTCCTGACGGCACAATATTGGGGCAAAAATGAGATGACCGCCATCCGCCATGTGGTGGCAATCGTGCTGCGCTTCGCTTTTTTTGCCTCTCTGGTTTTTGCTTTCCTCGTGGGAGTTTTCCCGGAACCGGTCATGCGGCTGTTCTCCTCAGAGCAGGATGTGATTGCCGAAGGAGTGCGCTACCTGCGCATCAGCGCTTTTTCTTATCCCTTCTTTGGACTGACCAATACCATCCTTTATATTCTGCGCAGTGTGGAAAAGGTTTGGATGAGCTTCTGGGTCACCATCGTTACCTTTATTACCACCATTGCCTTGAATTGGCTGCTGATCTTCGGCAAGCTGGGTTTTCCGCCGTTGGGAGTTGTCGGCGCAGCCTGGGCCAATGTTTCAGCCCGTGTCCTGGCTTTTTTATTGGTGCTTTATTACCTGCTGGTCCGGGAGAAACAAATCTCTTTCCGCATCAAAGATATCTTTCTGCAGGACGCACTGCTGACCGCTGATTTTTTACGGCACTGCAGCCCGGTCATCCTGAACGAATTTCTCTGGGGTCTCGGCTCTGCCGCGCAGAACATGATCTTAGGTCATCTGGGCAAAGAAGGCGTTACCGCCTACAGCATTGCCTCCGCAGTCCAGCAAATGGCCATGGTATTCATGTATGGCATGGTCAGCGCCTCCAGTGTGATCTTCGGCAAAGCCCTGGGCGCCAACCAAACCGAAAAGATCCAACCTTATCTGAACACGATGAAGCTGCTCTCTCTGCTGCTCGGACTGCTGGCTGCCGGCTCGATCTTACTCTTTAAGAATCCGATCATCGCGTTTTATCAAATTGACGCTTCCACCAAGCTGCTGACCAATCAATTCATGCTCATCGTGGCGATCGTTGCCTTACTGCAATGTATTTATTCGCCGATCAGCTTGGGGGCGTTGCGGGCGGGCGGCGATACGCGCTTTGTCTTGCTGACCGACGTCTCCTTCATGTGGGTGCTCGGACTGCCCCTGGGCATCCTCGCCGCGCAAGTCTGGCATCTTCCCGTCGTTTGGGTCTATGTGCTGCTCAAGATTGACGAACCGGTCAAACTGCTGCTGATTTACCGGCGCAGCAACGGCACAAAATGGATACGCAATCTAACCAGAGAAATTAACGATACTGTGAGGTGA
- a CDS encoding MATE family efflux transporter, with the protein MLCYQHEEMRGEGVDEMRNPVKISPENKKLFSLFWPILIEQALTILVGMVSTILVSNVGDYAVAGVNLVDTINQLIIILFNSLAVGASVMTAQHIGAGRNQQAGQTAAQSIVLVVGASVLLGVAAFCFAEPLLHLLYGSAAGNVLQVGVIYLRFSAVSYIFLALFSVSAGVTRASGNSRKPMMAALLSNLVNISIAVVLIYIFHLEVYAVSIAVLAARMVSGLFMYFSVKKEKHGPLLLPALRLKLDFNLLRPVLNIGVPSGVDNLIFQGAKVLISVFIAGMGTAALQANAICNSAGGYLWLTGNAMQVAAVTMVGQAYGARLYHTAKLWMRRLNLYTAAIQLLLLPPYLLILKGLISFYGASAESAALAYRILMICAIVQPFIYAWAFVLPQCLRATGDARYTMVVSIISLFGMRLLVGWFLGIYLGWGVFGIWMGMLADWLGRAIGFTWRFEKNKWHGGRLPLDEGLPQGQPDSLPR; encoded by the coding sequence ATGTTATGCTATCAGCATGAAGAAATGCGCGGAGAGGGCGTTGATGAAATGCGGAATCCTGTAAAAATCAGCCCGGAAAATAAAAAACTGTTTTCCCTGTTTTGGCCGATTCTGATTGAACAAGCCCTCACCATTCTGGTGGGTATGGTTTCCACCATTTTGGTTTCCAATGTTGGTGATTATGCCGTAGCCGGCGTGAATTTGGTCGATACAATCAATCAACTCATCATTATTTTGTTTAATTCTTTGGCGGTCGGCGCGTCTGTGATGACAGCGCAGCATATCGGAGCCGGCCGCAATCAGCAGGCCGGTCAAACGGCTGCGCAGTCGATTGTCCTGGTCGTGGGAGCCTCGGTTTTATTGGGCGTCGCCGCCTTTTGTTTTGCGGAACCGCTGCTCCATCTGCTTTACGGTTCGGCAGCGGGTAATGTTTTGCAAGTGGGTGTCATTTACTTGCGCTTTTCCGCCGTCAGTTACATTTTTCTGGCCCTGTTCAGCGTTTCGGCCGGAGTTACGCGCGCTTCCGGCAATTCGCGTAAGCCGATGATGGCTGCGCTGCTGTCCAACCTGGTCAATATCAGCATTGCGGTTGTTTTGATTTATATTTTCCATCTGGAAGTTTATGCGGTATCGATTGCCGTACTGGCTGCCCGCATGGTGAGCGGTTTATTTATGTATTTCTCCGTCAAAAAAGAAAAACACGGACCCTTGCTGCTGCCGGCTTTACGACTCAAGCTTGATTTTAACTTACTGCGCCCGGTGTTGAATATTGGCGTTCCCTCCGGCGTGGATAATTTGATTTTTCAGGGAGCCAAGGTTTTGATTTCGGTTTTCATTGCCGGCATGGGTACCGCCGCGCTGCAGGCCAACGCGATCTGCAATTCAGCGGGCGGCTATCTTTGGCTGACCGGCAATGCGATGCAGGTGGCTGCGGTCACCATGGTAGGACAAGCATACGGCGCTAGATTATATCATACCGCTAAGCTTTGGATGCGCAGATTGAACCTCTATACAGCGGCAATCCAATTGCTGCTGCTGCCGCCTTATCTTCTGATTCTGAAAGGGCTCATCTCTTTTTACGGGGCATCTGCCGAAAGTGCGGCGCTGGCTTATCGGATTCTGATGATTTGCGCCATTGTGCAGCCGTTTATTTATGCCTGGGCCTTTGTTTTACCGCAATGTCTGCGTGCGACCGGGGATGCCCGCTATACGATGGTGGTTTCGATCATCAGCTTATTCGGTATGCGGCTGCTGGTGGGTTGGTTCCTGGGGATTTATCTGGGTTGGGGTGTGTTTGGGATTTGGATGGGTATGCTGGCCGACTGGCTGGGACGCGCCATCGGCTTCACCTGGCGCTTTGAGAAGAATAAATGGCATGGCGGCAGACTGCCGCTTGACGAAGGACTTCCGCAAGGACAACCGGACAGCCTGCCGCGCTAG
- a CDS encoding carbohydrate-binding domain-containing protein translates to MTAQRQSCILPARRAGGRFARLPDFAFTPRLRLCLAGCLFLILLQLPLSAQAAEESLTELDLSQGAITLSADGIRGWDAAGNEVTALNQFGYRLTGSLNSDLLTSGITVTGGRHRLELQGCLISLTAADSAALQITGDASLTLILAKDSLNTFSAAAAAVQFGRGLLSACDAALTIQGEGGLTLQCSAGSAVVTSKGSNDRQHLSIEGGRIDLIGDGNKANGFQGNGSGGGSDFTMSDGSVTAAANISTGISNYQRFRISGGSLRASTNCLATAAAPNETMALYRRVLTGLPKASSVDFLAVCSAGSVYPYHYAFTRTSATEASGYLYLWLPLGQSEIILRAGGQTYRLNTAFRSELSTSHAMTAVAEPLLHVSASATDLFRNSLAAAPEAAAVYTQTHPCNTEFCLTAEGERFWYWYDSLNRRVVSLQPTYRATLYRDTFLQAVEKPSGEPFRVVFLALDGQIIATKTAVAGSVDAPAQIPHYYGYRFAAWSQDLRQISDHTLLEAQYSRVAGPFAVAVTNNGEITTAGGPTLYPYAAGVSATAAAAVAGQVFAGWQANGQIVSYQNPYRFIVSHAVLLTPLYAVAAPSPLPLVSLPFLQRDTGDSAAAAEPLHLITEYEIPAGFTPLECGVLLTFSAAEPNPADLFPGSAAVQFQRSHTPNTAGGTYIVSTSAMPTETLYARSYLICLDSAGTEQTVFSAMVCSPAHGLE, encoded by the coding sequence ATGACCGCTCAACGGCAAAGCTGTATTTTACCTGCCCGGCGAGCCGGCGGACGCTTCGCGCGCCTGCCTGACTTCGCCTTCACGCCTCGGCTCAGGCTCTGCCTGGCCGGCTGTCTGTTTCTCATTCTGCTCCAGCTTCCGCTTAGCGCTCAGGCGGCGGAGGAAAGTCTGACCGAACTGGATCTATCGCAGGGCGCCATCACGCTGAGTGCCGACGGGATCCGCGGTTGGGATGCCGCCGGAAACGAAGTCACCGCCCTCAATCAGTTTGGTTATCGCCTCACAGGCAGCTTAAACTCCGACTTGCTGACCAGCGGCATTACGGTAACCGGCGGCCGGCATCGCCTGGAACTGCAGGGTTGTCTGATCTCCCTGACGGCCGCCGACAGCGCCGCCCTGCAAATTACGGGGGATGCCTCACTGACGCTGATTCTGGCCAAAGATAGTCTGAATACTTTCTCAGCTGCTGCTGCTGCGGTGCAGTTTGGCCGCGGTTTGCTGTCCGCTTGCGACGCTGCCCTGACGATTCAAGGCGAAGGCGGTCTGACGCTGCAGTGCAGCGCCGGCAGCGCAGTGGTGACCAGCAAGGGCAGCAACGATAGGCAGCACCTGAGTATCGAAGGCGGCCGGATTGATCTGATCGGCGACGGCAACAAAGCCAACGGCTTCCAAGGCAACGGCAGCGGCGGCGGCTCTGATTTTACGATGAGCGACGGCAGCGTGACTGCCGCGGCGAATATCTCTACCGGCATCAGCAATTATCAGCGCTTTCGGATCAGCGGCGGCAGCTTACGTGCCTCGACCAACTGCCTGGCCACCGCTGCGGCGCCGAACGAAACCATGGCGCTCTACCGGCGCGTACTCACGGGCTTACCCAAAGCAAGCAGCGTCGATTTTTTAGCCGTCTGCTCTGCCGGTTCTGTCTACCCTTACCATTACGCTTTTACCCGCACCAGCGCCACAGAAGCCAGCGGTTATCTCTATTTATGGCTGCCGCTGGGGCAAAGTGAAATCATCCTGCGGGCAGGCGGCCAAACCTACCGGCTGAACACCGCCTTCCGTTCCGAACTTTCCACTTCTCATGCTATGACAGCCGTAGCGGAGCCGCTGCTGCACGTCAGCGCTTCGGCAACCGATTTATTCCGCAACAGTCTGGCGGCTGCGCCTGAGGCTGCCGCCGTCTATACGCAAACGCACCCGTGCAACACCGAATTCTGCCTTACCGCCGAAGGAGAGCGCTTTTGGTATTGGTATGACAGTTTGAATCGGCGCGTGGTTTCTCTGCAGCCTACCTACCGGGCGACGCTTTACCGCGATACTTTTTTGCAAGCCGTTGAAAAGCCAAGCGGTGAGCCGTTCCGCGTTGTTTTCCTTGCTTTGGACGGACAAATCATCGCCACAAAAACAGCTGTCGCGGGCAGTGTGGACGCACCGGCGCAAATTCCCCATTACTATGGATATCGTTTTGCCGCCTGGTCGCAGGATTTGCGGCAGATCAGCGATCACACGCTGCTGGAAGCGCAGTACAGCCGCGTCGCCGGTCCCTTTGCCGTTGCAGTCACCAATAACGGTGAAATCACAACAGCCGGCGGACCAACCCTGTATCCCTACGCCGCCGGCGTCAGCGCAACCGCCGCTGCCGCCGTTGCCGGGCAGGTCTTCGCCGGCTGGCAGGCGAACGGTCAAATCGTTTCGTATCAAAATCCCTATCGTTTTATCGTCAGCCATGCCGTCCTTCTGACGCCGCTCTATGCGGTGGCGGCGCCTTCACCGCTGCCGCTGGTTAGTCTGCCCTTTTTACAAAGAGATACAGGTGATTCGGCAGCCGCTGCCGAACCGCTGCATCTGATTACGGAATATGAGATTCCCGCCGGTTTCACTCCGCTGGAATGCGGCGTTCTGCTGACATTCAGCGCCGCGGAACCAAATCCGGCCGATTTGTTTCCCGGTTCGGCAGCGGTTCAATTTCAGCGCAGCCATACGCCCAACACAGCCGGCGGCACCTACATTGTCAGCACTTCCGCCATGCCAACCGAAACGCTCTACGCCCGTTCTTATTTAATCTGCCTGGATTCAGCCGGCACAGAGCAGACCGTTTTCAGCGCAATGGTCTGTTCTCCGGCTCACGGCCTGGAATAA
- a CDS encoding PTS sugar transporter subunit IIC produces MHSSPQALLKKAGKRYFIDAMGAMALGLFSSLIIGLIISQLARLPGLSLLQPIGAALSAASPVTGCAIGVAIAWSLKAKSLVLFSNAAVGAVGYLAGGPVGAYVAAVIGTEIGGLVIGHTPADIIMVPFATIVSGGLAGVWCGPTVQQATTYIGSIVNEATALAPVPMGILVSVIMGIVLTLPISSAALSIMLGLSGLAAGAATAGCCAQMIGFAVASFQDNGINGLLAQGLGTSMLQMPNIMRRPQIWLAPTLASAITGPLATKVFAMSNTSYGAGMGTSGLVGQLGTFESMGYSWDVLLKVLLICFILPALFTLFFHRIFLKLGWVRPGDMKLNTLD; encoded by the coding sequence ATGCATTCCTCACCGCAAGCGCTTCTGAAAAAAGCAGGAAAGCGTTACTTCATTGATGCTATGGGCGCCATGGCATTGGGTCTGTTTTCTTCACTGATTATTGGCTTGATCATCTCTCAGCTGGCCAGATTACCCGGCCTGAGCCTGTTGCAGCCGATTGGCGCCGCTCTCTCAGCGGCTTCCCCGGTGACCGGCTGTGCCATTGGCGTGGCCATAGCCTGGAGTTTAAAAGCCAAATCCCTGGTTCTCTTCTCCAATGCCGCCGTCGGGGCGGTTGGTTATCTCGCCGGCGGTCCGGTCGGCGCTTATGTTGCGGCGGTGATCGGCACGGAAATCGGCGGTTTGGTGATTGGACATACGCCGGCTGATATCATCATGGTTCCCTTCGCCACGATCGTCAGCGGCGGTTTGGCGGGTGTCTGGTGCGGTCCCACGGTGCAGCAGGCAACGACCTATATCGGCAGCATTGTCAATGAAGCGACTGCCTTAGCTCCGGTTCCGATGGGGATCCTGGTCTCTGTAATCATGGGCATCGTGCTGACTCTGCCCATCAGTTCGGCTGCCCTGAGCATCATGCTGGGCTTATCCGGTCTGGCGGCGGGCGCTGCCACGGCGGGCTGCTGCGCGCAAATGATCGGCTTTGCCGTGGCGAGTTTTCAGGATAACGGCATCAATGGTTTACTGGCGCAAGGCCTGGGCACTTCCATGCTGCAAATGCCGAATATCATGCGGCGGCCGCAGATCTGGCTGGCTCCCACCCTGGCTTCCGCTATTACCGGACCCTTGGCGACCAAGGTATTTGCGATGAGCAACACCTCCTACGGCGCCGGCATGGGCACCAGCGGTCTGGTTGGCCAGCTGGGAACCTTTGAAAGCATGGGCTATTCCTGGGATGTTCTGCTGAAAGTCTTATTGATCTGCTTTATTCTGCCGGCCCTCTTTACGCTGTTCTTTCATCGCATTTTTCTCAAACTGGGTTGGGTCAGACCGGGTGACATGAAACTGAATACCCTCGACTAG
- a CDS encoding AAA family ATPase → MLQLIGLQKQNTATQPAEYPFSVAVIRNLQALTFRAPVCFWVGENGSGKSTLLEGLAAKLNLPTVGARPVSTDPSLAAARNLAQYLRPVWQSKVVHRGFFLRAEDFFGFIQGMDRMRQELAAEEEDIRRQMSELGSSAYGIGLATGSMRGNLNAVTKSYGENPDGMSHGESFLHLFRSRLSPNGIYLLDEPEAALSPMRQLAFLDLLLQGVQKGSQFIIATHSPIILSYPGAQIFQFDSGRLTETAYQDLEHVRFTKDFLQNPQAFLHHMTDELPE, encoded by the coding sequence ATGTTGCAGCTGATCGGACTGCAAAAACAGAATACAGCGACGCAGCCGGCGGAATATCCGTTCAGCGTTGCCGTGATTCGCAACTTGCAGGCGCTGACCTTTCGCGCGCCGGTTTGTTTTTGGGTGGGGGAAAACGGCAGCGGTAAATCCACCCTGTTGGAGGGCTTAGCCGCTAAATTGAACCTGCCGACGGTCGGCGCCAGGCCGGTCAGCACGGATCCCAGCCTGGCGGCGGCACGCAATCTGGCGCAGTATCTGCGTCCTGTCTGGCAGAGCAAAGTGGTCCACCGCGGTTTTTTCTTACGGGCGGAAGATTTTTTCGGTTTCATTCAGGGGATGGACCGTATGCGTCAGGAATTGGCAGCGGAAGAAGAGGACATCAGGCGGCAAATGAGCGAGCTCGGTTCCTCCGCCTACGGCATCGGGCTGGCCACCGGTTCCATGCGCGGCAACCTCAACGCCGTCACGAAAAGCTACGGTGAAAATCCCGACGGTATGTCCCACGGTGAAAGCTTTTTGCACTTATTCCGCTCCCGCCTCAGCCCGAACGGCATCTATCTGCTGGATGAACCGGAAGCCGCGCTCTCACCGATGCGGCAGCTGGCTTTTCTGGATCTGCTGCTGCAGGGAGTGCAAAAAGGCAGCCAGTTTATCATTGCCACTCACTCCCCCATTATCCTCTCCTATCCCGGGGCACAGATTTTTCAATTTGACAGCGGCAGATTAACAGAAACTGCCTATCAGGATTTGGAACATGTCCGCTTTACCAAAGACTTTTTACAGAATCCCCAGGCTTTTTTGCATCATATGACCGATGAACTGCCGGAATGA
- a CDS encoding amidohydrolase, whose amino-acid sequence MAKYAIQGGSVWTITHGKIENGVVLVEDTKIVQVGDAGTKIPADYTVIDATGKIVLPGFIDAHTHLSLFGDPSVWAAGDGNEKSGAIQARLRGIDSLNPQDPAIPVVREGGFTAVYTGPGSSNLIGGTGFVMKLRGRSVEEMVIPGTEGMKMALGENPKRNYEGKSNGTRMGNAAVLRDALMKATDYMRKVETAKAEGKPAPDHDLNSEALIPVLKRQMKARIHAHRADDILTAIRIAEEFNLDYIIEHCTEGYKIADILAAKHVRATVGPLNMGHSKQELWEVSWTNPAVLAEAGVMVALQNDTAANTRYLPIMAGIAVREGMKYDDALRGMTIIPAEMLGVGERMGSLEVGKDADIVIFTGDPLSNLSKCCFTMIDGEIYHQI is encoded by the coding sequence TTGGCTAAGTATGCGATTCAGGGCGGCTCTGTGTGGACCATTACCCATGGCAAAATTGAAAACGGTGTGGTCTTGGTAGAAGATACGAAGATTGTTCAGGTCGGCGACGCCGGAACGAAGATCCCTGCCGATTATACCGTGATTGATGCAACCGGTAAAATCGTGCTGCCCGGCTTCATTGATGCCCATACGCATCTTTCCTTATTTGGAGATCCTTCGGTTTGGGCGGCCGGCGACGGCAATGAAAAGAGCGGCGCCATTCAGGCGCGTTTGCGCGGGATCGATTCTCTCAATCCGCAGGATCCTGCCATTCCGGTCGTACGGGAAGGCGGCTTTACCGCTGTTTATACCGGTCCGGGCAGTTCCAATTTAATTGGCGGCACCGGCTTTGTCATGAAATTACGCGGCCGCAGTGTGGAAGAAATGGTTATCCCCGGTACGGAAGGGATGAAAATGGCTTTGGGTGAGAATCCCAAACGCAATTATGAAGGTAAATCCAATGGCACCCGCATGGGTAATGCGGCCGTTCTGCGCGATGCTTTGATGAAAGCCACCGATTATATGCGAAAAGTGGAAACCGCCAAAGCGGAAGGAAAACCGGCTCCCGACCACGATCTCAATTCCGAAGCGCTGATCCCGGTCTTGAAACGTCAGATGAAAGCCCGTATCCATGCGCATCGCGCCGATGATATTCTGACGGCTATTCGCATTGCCGAAGAGTTCAATCTCGATTATATTATCGAACACTGCACCGAAGGTTATAAAATTGCCGATATCCTGGCGGCAAAACATGTCCGCGCAACGGTCGGTCCGCTCAACATGGGCCATAGCAAACAGGAATTGTGGGAAGTATCCTGGACCAATCCGGCTGTTTTAGCCGAAGCCGGTGTGATGGTTGCTTTACAGAATGATACTGCCGCCAATACGCGTTACCTGCCCATCATGGCCGGTATCGCCGTCCGGGAAGGCATGAAATATGACGACGCTCTTCGCGGCATGACCATCATCCCCGCCGAAATGCTGGGCGTGGGCGAGCGTATGGGCTCTCTGGAAGTCGGCAAAGACGCCGATATTGTCATCTTCACGGGAGATCCGCTGAGCAATCTGAGCAAGTGCTGTTTTACGATGATCGACGGCGAGATTTACCACCAAATCTAG